A segment of the Anaerolineae bacterium genome:
GACTCTGATTTGCAAGACCCTCCCGAAGTGATGGCGGATTTGATTGCCAGGTGGCGAGAAGGCTACGAGGTTGTCTATGCTGTGCGGGCCGAAAGAGAAGGAGAGACCTGGTTCAAGCTCTTTACCGCTTCTTTGTTCTATCGCTTGATTTATCGCATCACGGATGTCAAAATCCCTCTCGACACCGGCGATTTTCGCCTTCTCGACCGCCAGGTGGTGGATGTCCTGAAAACGATGCGCGAACGGCACCGTTTCCTGCGCGGCATGTCGGTTTGGGTAGGTTTTCGCCAAACTGGGGTTCCCTATCGGCGAGCTGCCCGTTTTGCCGGGCAGACGAAATACCCTCTGCGCAAGATGATCAAATTTGCCAGCGATGCAATCACCAGTTTTTCCTACCTGCCCCTGCAACTGGCTACCTATCTGGGGTTTGCGGCGGCAGGGCTGAGCATTCTGGCAATCCCGATCGTGATCATTCTGCGCCAGTCGGGAATGCAGGCTTTTCTTGGACAGGCGACAACCTTGATTGCCGTTTTATTCTTAGGAGGGGTGCAACTGATCTCGCTGGGTATCCTCGGCGAGTATATCGGGCGCTTGTACGATGAAGCGAAAGGACGTCCGTTATATATCCTGAGAGCAGAACCAGACCGTCCGGAGAAAAGTACGAAGGAAATCGGAGAGCAAATGGTAGAAACTTCTCAAGATCAGCTCTCATGAAATGAACACTTAGGAATAAGGAGAAAAATTATGGCAACGATAGACTTAACGGTTATTCCAGAACGGCGCAAACGAGCGGTACAGCGCGTTCGCGAGCGCAACATTATCATTCCGACCTTTGCGCAAATGAAAGACCCGAACTTAATCCCCGATAAAATCAAGAATGAATTGAAGTCCATCGGCTTATGGGATTTAAACCCCCGCAATCTGTTTCGCATTACCTGGAAGAACGAGCCGGTAGAATCTGGCGGCGGGTTTGGTAGGGTCAACTATATGGAATTGCCTTCTTCATTGACCGGTGTGCCGGCGCGCATTATCGTTTTGGTGGGCAAATGGTTCCCGACCGGTGCCCATAAAGTCGGCGCTGCCTTTGGTTGTCTGGTGCCACGCCTGGTTACCGGGCAGTTTGACCCGACAACCCAAAAGGCGGTCTGGCCTTCAACCGGGAATTATTGTCGCGGAGGAGCGTACGATTCGGCCTTATTGGCTTGCGAATCCATCGCAATCCTGCCGGAGGGAATGAGCCGAGAACGCTTTGAATGGCTCTCTAAGATTGCCGGCGAAGTGATTGCAACTCCAGGAAGTGAGTCGAACGTCAAAGAGATTTTCGATAAATGCTGGGAGCTCCGCCGCTCAGGGCAAGACCTGATGATTTTCAATCAATTTGATGAGTTTGGTAACTATTTGTGGCACTACGAGGTGACCGGTCATGCCATGGAAGAGGTTCTGAAAGAAACCATGCGCCCCAACGACACCTATCGCGGTATGGTCTCGGCGACCGGTTCGGCAGGGACGATTGCCAGCGGCGACTATATGAAGCAGCTCTTCCCCGCCAGTAAAATTTGTGCCAGCGAGGCCTTGCAATGTCCAACCTTGTTGGAGAACGGTTTTGGTGCTCATCGCATTGAAGGCATTGGCGATAAACATGTGCCCTGGATTCACAATGTCAAGAACACGGACCTGATTGTAGCAATTGATGACAACGCGGTGGTCAATCTGGCGCGACTATTTAATGAGCCAGCCGGTCGGGCTTATCTGGTAAAAAAGGGTGTTCCCGAGACACTTGTTGAAAAGCTGGATCTTCTCGGTTTCTCAGGCATTTCTAATGTCCTCTCGGCGATCAAGATGGCAAAATATTATGAGTTAGGGGAAAATGACATTGTGCTGACAGTCTTGACCGACTCGATGCAGTTGTATGGAAGCCGGCTAAAAGAAATGCATGAAGAATTCGGTGAATACACTGAAACCGATGCGGCTGCACACTTTGCCCAATATTTACATGGTCAATCTACCGATAATATGCTGGAACTGCGCTATGTTGATCGCCGCCGGGTGCACAATCTCAAGTACTTCACCTGGGTTGAACAACAGGGTAAAACCTACGAAGAAATCCTTGACCAGTGGTATCAACCCAATTATTGGACCGATGTTCAGAAACAAGTTGAAGAGATTGACGCCTTAATTGAAGAGTTTAACCGCGATGTAGGCTTGTTATAGTTTTTTGAGCATCCGAACATCAGGCAGGATAACTGACAACAGTAATCCTGCCTTTTCTTTGCCTGGTATCTGTGGCATATCGCCAGGTTCCGCATGGTATTCGTTGCGTATCGCTAGGCTCTGAGACTGTCGAAAAAGTGCTGCGAATCCCCGGCGGAGGAGTGGGGTTATGACAGGCAGAGGAAATTATGGCAAAATACAAACCCTGTAACTACGCCCAAATGGTGATGCTGCCGATTAGCCTGGAGA
Coding sequences within it:
- a CDS encoding Glycosyltransferase, with the translated sequence MDAIPEIEVSVIAPVFNEVQSLPEFYRRVRQVLDGLGLRWELLLVDDGSTDGSTDLIRQLAREDSRVRPLIFARNFGHQLAVTAGLDHCRGQAAIIIDSDLQDPPEVMADLIARWREGYEVVYAVRAEREGETWFKLFTASLFYRLIYRITDVKIPLDTGDFRLLDRQVVDVLKTMRERHRFLRGMSVWVGFRQTGVPYRRAARFAGQTKYPLRKMIKFASDAITSFSYLPLQLATYLGFAAAGLSILAIPIVIILRQSGMQAFLGQATTLIAVLFLGGVQLISLGILGEYIGRLYDEAKGRPLYILRAEPDRPEKSTKEIGEQMVETSQDQLS
- a CDS encoding Cysteine synthase; the protein is MATIDLTVIPERRKRAVQRVRERNIIIPTFAQMKDPNLIPDKIKNELKSIGLWDLNPRNLFRITWKNEPVESGGGFGRVNYMELPSSLTGVPARIIVLVGKWFPTGAHKVGAAFGCLVPRLVTGQFDPTTQKAVWPSTGNYCRGGAYDSALLACESIAILPEGMSRERFEWLSKIAGEVIATPGSESNVKEIFDKCWELRRSGQDLMIFNQFDEFGNYLWHYEVTGHAMEEVLKETMRPNDTYRGMVSATGSAGTIASGDYMKQLFPASKICASEALQCPTLLENGFGAHRIEGIGDKHVPWIHNVKNTDLIVAIDDNAVVNLARLFNEPAGRAYLVKKGVPETLVEKLDLLGFSGISNVLSAIKMAKYYELGENDIVLTVLTDSMQLYGSRLKEMHEEFGEYTETDAAAHFAQYLHGQSTDNMLELRYVDRRRVHNLKYFTWVEQQGKTYEEILDQWYQPNYWTDVQKQVEEIDALIEEFNRDVGLL